A stretch of DNA from Opisthocomus hoazin isolate bOpiHoa1 chromosome 15, bOpiHoa1.hap1, whole genome shotgun sequence:
gggaagcatgtgattttctcaccttgtgggcacctcattttgtgcttgtgttgccagctgctgtccactccatgtctctggtgtgaatggaagcctctacttgcacagggtcttgggttcaagatcagtggcaggcttgagcttagcgcttgcaccacagctgaggtgcaacacctcaaaaatgtatcagtgccctcagcctggggcagagataggagaagctgaagccctgtgtgctgtcacagagctccaacattgatgcagtacctgctgaggtgtgtgggacaatgtggtggtttaagcccagatggcaactcagccccgagcagcctctcgctcattctcccctgaagggataggggagagaatcagaagggtaaaagtgagaaaactcatgggttgagatcaagacattttaataggtaaaggaaaagtcacaagcgcaactaaaacgaaacaaggatttccttcactacttcccataggcaggtgttcagccatctccaggtaagcacaactccatcacatgtaaaggttacgtgggaagacaaaagccagaactctgaatgtcctccaccttccttcttcttaccctaggtttatatgctgagcatgatgacatctggtatggaatattgccttggtcagttggggtcagatgtcccctgccaactttgtgtgcacttcccgcctactcgctggagaggtggtgtgagaaacagaggaggccttatccctgtgtaagcattgctcagcagtaactgcaacatcctgctattgtcaacatggttttcaacacaaatccaaaacacagccctttactagctgctgtgaagaagaactgactctatcctggccaaaaccagcacagcaagtcagaaagcttgaggtgctgtaacggatggatacagactcgaaggagacagtggggaagatgtcaggatgccctcaatgtaggagctgcctgcatgaacagagatcctctaagggttgggcagcagactgagctcttttgggtgagggtcagcggataggccagttaaggagacatcatgttaggagacaaatacctggaatcacataaggaagaggagaaaggcttattttaccaattccagatgattgaccccacatcacccttggAGACTTTAATTGCCCTgacctcatgggaaggggaaagtgcagggtgccatcagccccagaagtttctgccggttcttggggccagcttcttagcacagcttgcagatgtgtcaacacaggcgacgctctcctggacgtggtatttgcaaacagacagaagtggatcagggatgtgaaatccagtgccaggctgacctgagctatgctgtgggcatactggtgcccagccacagccatgggtatAGCCAGGCCTGGCCGTGGACCTTGCTGGTTTTGACTCgcagactgacttcccagcttggtcctttatgggcgcccaatggcacagaaccctgtccctccaagtgccggactccaggcaacacacaaagttccagcaaagccattcgactgcagtgcttgtacagccaggccctggaggtgctcagcatgcaagagccaaaggggggcagatggaggggaaacccttgaatgcttcaaacaatcaagttttgtagcaaaactagcttcataaagtcataaaatcagcgagtggtttgggttggaatggactttaaagagcatctcattccaacttccctgccatgggcagggacacgtgccactagaccaggttgctcaaagccccatccaacctggccttgaacactgccagcagggagggggcagccacagcttctctgggcaacctgtgccagggcctcatcatgatcataggaaagaatttcttactaaaatttaatctcagtcaaccctattttagtttaaagccattagcccttgtcctgtcactgcatgcctttgtaaaaagtccctctccaggtttcttgcaggccccttcaggcactggaaggctgctttaaggtctccccgcagccttctcttctccagactgaacagcccgaactgtctcagcctttcctcacagcagaggctttccaggcctccgaccattgctatggtctcctctggccccgctccaacagctctgggtctgtcctgtgttgaggactccggacctgaatgcagaactccaagggaggtctcactagagtggagcagaggggcgaaatcccctcccttgacctgctgcccacgctgctgaggagtcagcccaggatagggttggccttctgggctacgagcacccattggggcgtcatgtaaagcttctcatcaatccagaaactgaagtctgtctcctcagggctgctctcaacccattctccaccgtgcctttagttgtgcttgggattgccctgacccatgtacaggaccttgcacttggccttgtcgaacttcatgttgtttgcagaggctcacctctcaagcctgtccagttccctctgggtggcatcccttccctgcaccatgtcgacctcaccacacatcttggtgtcgttggcaaacttgctgagggtccactcaatccaaccttctgtgttgccaacaaagatgttttcctctccagggcactttcctgggaatattcttgagaacatcactagaagcagcccgaagccttcaggccctgccttgaggagatcccatttcatcatggaaatgctgttatgtgtgtcacctctgtcacaggagtgcccagtgcttgtccctgcctgctgtcacaggcctgccacaccgcagcactgtggcagagctgccagagcactcaggaattaCAGTCACAAAAGGTCTCAGCAGGACTTCATGAGggcagaaagactgcagttcaggaaagaccaagagctggtgctccctggcactgctgctgtgctgggactcttttccccttcacctccagaggtgcccctgaaggtctagagaaagctttgaaggaaggatcttagagaaacaagtggctgcagcagtcttcatattcttgaagcacaccgagagcatggctcctcttttacacagtctctgggtcacagaagccaagcagatactgacatagcagtgggaggaaaaatggcgattccttgcagggaatattatcacaatcaaaaaatcgcaaaacccaaaccaaacaaacaaccaaagacagcctggtcctgcagtgctttacaatgtgagcgatatgcagaagaaggtgggaagtgtattgttacttaagaacatccagtcaccagtttctgcacagcgtcctcgagctcctggttcctcatgctgtagataagggggttcactgctgggggtaccactgtgtatagaacagccaccactagatcaagcaatgggaacgatatggagggggacttcaggtaggcaaacaatagagtacctatgaagagggagaccacggccaggtgagggagacatgtggaaaaggctttgtgccgtccctgctcagaggggatcctcagcacggccctgaagatctgcacataggacagcacaatgaaaacaaaacacccaaaaactaaagaaacactgactacaagcagcccgccttccctgaggtaggagtgtgagcaggagagcttgaggatctgtgggatttcacagaagaactggtccacagcattgcccttgcagaggggtatggaaaatgtattggcagtgtgcaggagaacattgagaaagccactgccccaggcacctgctgccatgtggacacaagctctgctgcccaggagggtctcgtagtgcaggggtttgcagatggcaacgtagcggtcataggccataacagtaagaagacaatgctctgctccaacaaagaagatagacagaaagagctgggcagcacatccagtgaaggaaatggccctggtgttccacagggaattggtcatagatttgaggacagtagtggagatggagcccaggtcgaggagggagaggttgaggaggaagaaatacatgggagtgtggaggcggtggtcacaggctatgacagtgatgatgaggccattgctgaggagggtagccaggtagatggccaggaagaaccagaagtgcaagagctgcagctccctcttgtctgcaaattccaggaggacgaactcggtgatggagctgccattaggcatttgctctctctgggaaaatattcctgtccaaggaagaaaaaacagtgggaatttaggggatacgtctctgagccttttcttgcagactttccccctgctacgccccccccacccaactttctttctttaggatactttctttaagctcagtggccatagctctcgttggtgctggctgaatgtgccatgaggaaaaggacctttgtgcactggctgccaaggattcagccatgctgtgcagcactggggttcgtgggcatggtggggATAAGGGGgcatcctggtgttcgactttgacctttgaaactgctcctgactcaaaagggcttttcagcacctgcactcccagtgctaagaaatgaggaaggcaaagtcaggctgagtcctttgggattttcagagttgcccccaacgcacctgggcagtgttctgggatgtcagaaaccctcagcatttctgtagcactcagggagaacagggctgcccagctgctctgggcttacactattctgagattgagagtgatcgcactcccatgttatcctgaaaagccactagacacagctgaagagcagcaggatacacagcagactcctaaacatctcacccttactcaaggtctcagcaccccacttctagtcaaggacacatgcagctcatttcaccaacccaagagcatttcctcagttgggcgtagcatctctgcgctgcttcatggggcttttcagataacacaattgtgttattagaaagatatgcattcttgagccctgctcatagctttgaagaacacctcaggaagatagccatgtgtcctagtgatggattctgactatgggaaatctagcttgttctctgggcccacagacttcactgtcctatgtaccacagtttagagaagactggcacacctcattcccatggacacgcctacctgggaggacccacataatcagtgtctgactctgcagctgaaactcccatccccagagagcctgatggagcgaacatgggtactacttcagtaacacagacaagtggagcaggaaggagaaatacattgaggttcgagatgaaagaggcagaggcagccaggcactcaggacactgctaccctcacccagttgcacacattgccaggtcgttgtgctctcagtccctgagatcctcagagggaacagggcaagtaacttgagagcttgatagtcaccccttctttgaccttccccttcacatatcaacaggaaaatatcctggggagatctggatctgtgagattccctgaccccatgtagctgtttcttgatagcagaaggaccctgccctgccttactggggttttctgttccACACACATcttctcctcgcagtaacctggggagctccttgggcaggctgagtgctgaccctggcaggcagcagagtccctgccccagcacagagcctcatgtttgtgcagagaccctgttctgcaggacaatttcgggcagccccggctgcacatccaccttcatagccctgcagccgtccttgcgagaagggaactgacttgccctctacctgtcgtggtgcagcaggcaagtccttctttgcagcacattctcacctacagcaagagaaaaactgtgatattcctcaaggtccatcccgtaggctggggggtgtgacagctttagtagatcttttcataaagtgcagatatgttgcccttcacgtggagacttaccgtgccaatgactgaaaaaatctttctctcagtgagctctcagcatcctcacaccccagactgcctttaacctctctgcctcactcctctcccctctgtgcctgcaggcagtgccagcagccctgctgtgctttgcagaggagctgcttctgggcagagctgtctctttgaagtgtttccctgttgccatgagctccctccatcccaggagcccagctcagatcagcagcacaagaccgcccaatgtgtctctggttctgccctctccgggctccccccagggaacctgctgtgaaacaggatgaagtcatcactcatgttccctccctctgttagggagaaacacttctgttctacagtgtcataactttattggaaaaagagtaagaaacaaaagtcatctttccttgatccatcattagacaagacaaccagagagtgacagggagagatctcctttacccctactgagggaagggtttcagcctattcatctgaggcatctcatccttgatctgaagtcctggagctagaagaggactcagctcactctcatgcacaccacaaacccacaggaggcgggattcctcttgcctcagttcagatgggcaccaaaaaggcttctgcatgggagctccttgtctcagctcccttcattattaataaacatggagggcaggaggaagaactttagacacagatacctggtgacaggattgaTTTCGAAGGTGACCAAGATGCTTGTGGGCAACTACAAgctctattggagcagttcatagagacacagcagtgtctgagggcaccttcctggaggctggtgggaaatgcctttggtgaacttcaatgacagaaagtgcccacattcaagagaactgaacctgcaaatatttatatatgtccagggctgttgatcgatgtaatcagcttgaccatatggagtcctgcggcacagggagaggcaggtctctttcttcctattctccatcagctgtattgtccgcatGGCCTTAACAGTATGAtgcgatttgtctcatgtgcatcccctcattgcctaacctcattcagggcagctgaatcctcatatattttacatttacagacatctatgactactgaaggtgctagggctctccaggaaaacagcatgaacctgacatgcacagcacaggtcctatgcgggaaccccatccccactcagactcgctgtgtgacaggcaccacccagggcatctcacacagatttggtgcctttgggcagtgatggaatcccgccactgcagtgacacaagttctgtcccttctctatccagtggatgaacagcagagcgTGAACAGCAAGCACTTCACAGCAGGGtcttcacttgagggcattccctctcaaactctgctcgttgttctctcctccagtatttaaccatccctttgatgtcacaatcatggatcaggccgataattttcacagtgacatccacacccaaGAACATTTtcgacatcatctcttccttcctgagatcagcttcacctccaccacaggccctcagggctgcagagacagagcagacatcaaactcctttcctggcattgtcaaaagcagggtttgctctacttgtgggcaccttgcttctcctttacattgtcacctgttatccactccagcatgtctctgctgtgaaggaaagactttgcacacacaaggtcttgggcacttggtagcaggtttctttttgccagtctgctctcagcacagatgtgccacagctgagctgctgcatcccagacatgctccaatggcctcagcctggggcacagggaggagaagctggagacccccagggcatctcttcatcccacttggagggaagaacaaccaaggcatgttgagacagctgacatgattggggtgctgtgatgggtggatacaggttgagaaggagaaacaggccagaaatctcaggaggttggtgtcctgagtgagaaggagctgcttaggtgtgtggagctcctctatgggatgaacaagctgagtgagtctttatcagtcagagtcaggggagagactagtaagggtgacgtcctggtgggaggcaaagaatgaattaatgtccctttgctgacctcagttaccttggcattccctggaaggggaccaccatagcatgcaattagtcctggaggtttctggagagcctgggtgaagacacaacttgggacaccaatctttgtagctcagctgtcagattgttcaagagtggtgatgctcatatgcatctgttagtcaaaaagaatgaaaagctggttcaaggatgtaaaaacctgtgtcaactgtcgctgtcataactgtgaaatagtggactctgatctcccaaggaggagagcagaaaaatgcagatgctgtgcctcaaagaagctgatttcggcctactcttgtgacttttagtgagtaagcccatgtgagcagcacacaagggcaacagagctcagcacagctggtcttcaaggacagtgtcttccaggcaggagactgtgcatgtcaatagccaggacaagaagcagaactatcaggagagaagcttgggcaaataagaaactcagggagaagctccaagaataaaagggagcatacaagagatggatgcaaggatggaaacaaaggaggaattcagaaatgctatgggttttagaaaagccagagctccgttagagttgacatttgcaagggagttaaaggccacagcaatgaattgttactcctttagaacaattaaaaaagaaacaaagacagtgtgtggccactgtagaattcaggaagagcagaggtgaataggtctgaaattatctgtgtcctctttgcctcagaatccacctgcaaggtctccctgttctgggtgtctaagaggaagaaccctaggtgaaacacagcagtggagggagatcaagtcaggggttacttagataaggtcaaccctttataacccactggaccagaggggatgggtccaaggatgttgagagaccaggctgatgtcatagcagggctactctgatacacaatggaatttcattgtgactggagaaagcagaaagcacctctttcatacatcttgtagagacccaaggactgatcaggggaattacaggctgcagagacagaagcaaggagctgtgtggctgggcagcagctctctggaaatggtgctggtggtccttgacttcattaggcaaaccacgacccagcagcaaaggcagccaacagcatcctgtatgagcaggagcccaggcaaaaatagtgattgtcaccctctgctcagcacctttcacaccacaccctgaacaatgacagtgagacaatggcaaagaggaacaggttcaatgaaggaccactaaggtggtaatcctccactgtccttcaagagtttgtgtgatttccctaaaagcatcaatatctgcaacaacaacaaccagagaactaatctgcctaagtataaatatctgcaggggagcaatctgcatctgtggtagcccctctgagcaatgtcagtggaatcagtatttgcaacacctaatccacaagtacatgtctgaagcccttcagatgaaggatgatcttgaaaaagtcaccatgtgtattccgaggcagcatggacactgctaatttccctccccagagagtagcagaggctggatcccctcctcaggacacactccttaccaggaagccacaggcatgggggagctcacctggttcttaagggcacatcactcggcatctgttttgatccatgtggtgcttttctgtgactctttctgcagatgcgtacataaaaagacagcagtttcataagagataaccataaaggccctgctatgcatgagaaagctcaccatgaggcagcaaagaagactgtaataatcaccaggaaaatccaggaagaatacagaattgcagaatatcttgggttgaaagggacctttaagtcatctagtccacccccctactttgagcagggacatattcaactagatcaggttgctcagagccccgtccaatctgactttgaatgtgttaaaacatgctcttctgtatattcagaattcatcttttctatcaagcaatatttttaggtctgatattcttagcatagtctctgttaagaatttgcatagattctgcaagagaatctttctcctgctctctctgcaatattttttttgctttttttacttcttacactcttttgccttccattcatttaacagtaaacaaacaatatttattgtctgtgcaagtaaagactcttaccaagaatattagttacacttgaaattctgaaataattgttcttttcagaggtataggcagataatacaaaactgtttgctgtggacatgaggcctcacatgttcagaatacatttgatattgtacaagtgagtcaaaagattctttatctgttatttttaatagactcaaaagctgtacatactagaagaaaaattgaaaaactattttgaagaatggttgaggttgaaagcttccatgtccgttaagtttcagtttacatgacttttcttatgctgtttatgtcaatacttaatgatcttcctcctcttgtcaccgaaaatccaggaataacacctcgtaacaccactgtagtgttaaaaggcaggcattctttattgcagcgctggatgcacgagggataattcctccagacgtgcatacctcataacttttccatgcagtttatatagattaaaaatatatatatttattttattcatgcatattcaatattattctctttgccgactgatgtagactttctcgcttcttacgtagattgttgcgcagactcagtcaccctcttctattatttgtttttgggtaggtggtattacttgagtagggggtcagtgagttggtggtcgtggtctccccctgccggaatcaccttttgcccactaggctctcaatcttggcaaacctggtcagtctcttcagtccgtttcacagaaccacactccatcatttctcttgacaaaaacagcattacccacTACGGTTAGCGTTagtggttacctagagaatagacctctgttcccggacctgatgtccaggtgggttgggctgtactaggaacacagcagcactgttcatgtttatggtcaactgattctatcaccctggatacATTTCCTCCTTTTCGAggtgttgaaataatcattactttcaatacttccatgttaaatcaaattacattttattacacattgattcaatatctattgctaataatgatcaaattctacaataatacaattattcattattcattatatcacagaatcacagaatcagagtatggtaggggttggaagagacctctgtgggtcatctagtccaaccctcctgccaaagcagggtcacctacagcaggctgcacaggaccttatccaggcgggtcttgaatatctccagagaaggagactccacagcctccctgggcagcctgggccagggctccgtcaccctcagagggaagaagttcttcctcatgttcagacagaatttcctgtgcttcagtttgtgcccattgctccttgtcctgtcgctgggcaccactgaaaagagtttggccccatcctcctgacacccaccctgcagatatttgtgagcatttataaggtcccctcgcagccttctcttcttcaggctgaacaagctcagctccctcagcctctcctcgtagcagagatgctccagtcccctcatcatccttgtggccctccgctggactctctccagtagctcctcatctttcttgaattggggagcccagaactggacagagtactccgggtggggcctcactagggcattgtagaggggaaggagaacttccctcgacctgctggccacgctcttcataatgcatcccaggatcccattggccttcttggcaacaagggcatgatgactggctcatggtcaacctgtcatctaccaggaacaggtgaggtttctgagtgcaAATGATTGCAAACTGAGAgcagagccatcacatgtggagtgatctaaaggctATGCTTGTTTCATactcttatcttcagctcatttctcacAGGTTTTAAATTTTGCTCCTTCCAGCTTGCTGTCTTTTAGCActgaagttgagagtacccaagtcagagccttgctttcaattttgtttacagcctaaagcaccccatggtgggaagacatcccaggaagcttgtagaaggtgaacattcccaggaatctcaggaggcctggaataccaatagctgtgttcagggagctgatcaaatgcatcgtctccatttgCGTAATGgaggcttcgatgcctggttcatgtgtaacctctttctgtgggtgaagacatttattgtgcaagcaggtctgacctcagagctggcctctctttgagctgggcgctggagttgagaccttctgaactccattccaccctgagCTGTCCAATAAAGTAGAGGCCCGCATAGCCACCTGCATCTCTTCTTGCAGAATGTGTAGTAAGGAAGAGGCTCATGGAaggtttggtggggaagagactgttgggggtctcTAGGGCAACCTCCAGTCTGGCGGTGACATTGTGgagctgaaacatgaagagctccaAAGGTAGAGATCTCATCAGTGCTCCTCCtagtacattttattttgcttaaagctcagcctaaagctcccaagaagcatttggtggctgttgcttctgtcctaTCTTACTAAagcatatcccaaagtgtcatatctaaacgttgttttttga
This window harbors:
- the LOC142363290 gene encoding olfactory receptor 14J1-like; translation: MPNGSSITEFVLLEFADKRELQLLHFWFFLAIYLATLLSNGLIITVIACDHRLHTPMYFFLLNLSLLDLGSISTTVLKSMTNSLWNTRAISFTGCAAQLFLSIFFVGAEHCLLTVMAYDRYVAICKPLHYETLLGSRACVHMAAGAWGSGFLNVLLHTANTFSIPLCKGNAVDQFFCEIPQILKLSCSHSYLREGGLLVVSVSLVFGCFVFIVLSYVQIFRAVLRIPSEQGRHKAFSTCLPHLAVVSLFIGTLLFAYLKSPSISFPLLDLVVAVLYTVVPPAVNPLIYSMRNQELEDAVQKLVTGCS